The following is a genomic window from Liolophura sinensis isolate JHLJ2023 chromosome 10, CUHK_Ljap_v2, whole genome shotgun sequence.
ATGAAGCTGATCAGTGGTGTCCATTCTTAGAGACGCTCACAGACGCCGAAATGGAGAAGAAAATCCGAGACCAAGACAGAAATACAAGGTAAGGAAATGGACAGGTCTTACAAAACAGTCGGCCCAACCTGACCATAAACATCCTGATTTtgcttctctgtttttttttaatttagtgGAACATCAACACGTATTATCCACACCCACTGCTATAGTctttagaagtgaaatattcttcagttcaaAATGGAAGACAAAAGTTATTTTGACCAATGATAAATTTGAATACATATGCAGCTCAGAAAAATTTTaatcacaatttttatttgtgtgtgttatttACAGGAGGATGAGGAGATTAGCTAATACAGCACCGTCCTGGTAACCATGCGAAATATTCATACAGGTCAGTCAAGAAGAGCTTTCTCCACAAAGATTTCTTCACCCTGTAGAACACTTGAAGACATCCTGTGGACAATGCTGTATCCAAGAGATGCTTGATAAAGTCCACAAGAAAAGATGGAGcttaaaattacagctttcatCAATATGTGCAATTTGTTTGAAAGAGGAGATATACACAAGCTTTTTGACAATGTGAATCTCGTTGTGAATGACACAAAAATGAACGGTCCTTGTTACATTTCTCATTATTTGAAAGTACattgttatctcccttgttgaCGGCCTGAAGTTATGCGCATGTTCAGTTTTACacaattcctcagccttttcgcatatgaaagagcaaccttcattacaatttatggtcatttataatttaattttggagacaaaaccacattgattggattggccagtaTCAGAGCTTCggaaaaagtttaatttatcaGTCTTCACAGAATAATGGCGTCAGACTATGcttgaaaacatgcaaaaatgtttaAGAATTAGAATAGCACAAATGTTCTGTGTAAATTATCACTAATGATACCTTGGTTTTCACGTTCATGACTGACCTGATTTGtatccctgtacatgtactgttttccAGCATGAAGCTTTTCATCCAACAGTAGGTCAAATTTGACAGGCCTTTCTCGTCCATTGACGAGTTAGCTGCGTTATTCTTccgttttcatttcattttgtcagttttggttCGGTTTGCCGAGGCTATCTACAATTCATGTCTCACTCATTAACTTTTACATCATAAAGTCACATTTGTCGTCAACATACATCTTAAAGGAAAAGTAAAGGGCAAAAAGGAATGGAAGGGAAGGAATGAGAAAGCTTTAAGAGAAATGACGAAATACTGTATTCATATCCAAAAATAGATGAAGCTTATAGACGAGTCCTGAACCGGATAAATGCTGTCAATCTACAGGTGCCCAATACTTAGACAGTTTCGTCAGTGAATGACAGTGCATTGCTTGTTGAAGGGCCATAACCCTCTAAATACCCGAGTATGATCAAATCAGTTTGGTTCACATACTCAGACTGGGGTTCAGTTAACGTTGAGTGGGGAAAGTTTGACTTTGTGTCATACTTCGTGATGTGATCTTAAAATGGTTTTCTAcattgaactttatacctacatgtacctgtgtgtaacGTAACGTCAGGACTTTGAATGAAGTAATTGTGACTTCGTTATTTTGTTACAGGACCTTGTTACCACCGACTGGTGGATGAAATGTTATTTTGGTATTGTACGAAAGTGAAATTCTGTAGTTTCCTTCTCTTTTAAAGAAAATGGTGTGGGATGTTTGGAAACCGATTTACCTGTTCATACGTCAGTATCTTGCTCAAAAGGGGTTTTTATTGAATCAAAAATCAGGAAGACATGTgggatacatgtacgtgattgTATCAGTTACATATATAGTTAAGACAACATGGTGATCTGATGGTGACAGAAGTTTCAGGGAACGtagattttttaatatttctgtcaTAAGACTTCATCTCAACCATTTTCTTAGAGTGGAAGAGAGATTCATCGATGTGGATAGCTTGTCCTGAAAGTCACTGTCGTTTTTCAGGACGTGTAAAATTCCCAATGTAGAGATAAAACTGAGATATCCGCGTCAAGGGACTTGGAATCCATGAAAGCCAGATTAGTGTATTGATTTACTGGTGTATCGGTTTGCTGGTGTATCGGTTTGCTGGTGTATCGGTTTGCTGGTGTATTGGTTTGCTGGTGTATCGGTTTGCTGGTGTATTGGTTTGCTGGTGTATCGGTTTGCTGGTGTATCGGTTTGCTGGTGTATTGGTTTACTGGTGTATCGGTTTGCTGGTGTATTGGTTCGCTGGTGTATCAGTTTGCTGGTGTATCGGTTTGCTGGTGTATTGGTTTACTGGTGTATACAGGGTCAGTTGTTTAAGACTAACAAACAGCACTTGTTCATTACATGGCTGTTTTTTAggacagcaacaacaacaacttgtatTCAAGTTAGCATCATTTTGGTATCTCTCCATACACAAATGTTATAAAGAAAGTTTACCATTAGGCTTGGAACAAGTGTTGCTACCTCAAAACCTTGAAATACAAGTGGCTGTCGATAAAACTAGCAGCTTGCTTTTGTTACAACGTATTACAACTTCTAAATTTATGCCACTTTTTATCTAACATAGCTACACTAAACAGTATGACGTAAGACAAAAGCAAGAAGTCCACTGTTTTCATGTCATAAATACAGAAAAGCATGAGTATTGATTGTATACTTGCATAAATtatgtaaaacatgtaataatgttcaagtacacatgtactgtattatgTACTGGTGCattaaataaatggaaaagatttgtacataaaaagcttATTTTCTTCCATGGTATTGTACAAGCATGTCTTCTATCTGCAGAGATCTTGTGTTTGAAATTTGGTTAAGCGTAATGTTTTGTTCAGAAGGAAATGAGAAGTTAATAAGGCTCCCCACCATACTGAACACTGGACTGCTGGTACTTGAGGGTGTAATCTGGAGGAAGGTGCTTAATTAGATTCTTATTCATGTATGTTTGCtggatttgattgttgttgttgtttcatacCCGTACTccaaaatttgtcacttatatgcTGGCATCCAGTTTTCTGGGCGGAGGGAAAGGGAGTACTTGGgttaaaccactgccctttggcaAACTACTGAGGAACCTTTTCTACGTGCGAAACAGCATTCCACACCATAACAGTGGAAgacttaaataaaatttaagactGCAAACGATCCCATAAGGGCCATCAACCACTTCTTTTGAACAGGCTGGCTCTGTGAAAAGTGGGAGCAAAAGAATGTAAAAAGTCCCAGTCCATGGCTGGGATTGAACCGTCTCCTCAtcgctggaggaaaccagagcgccTATGATTCTTATGCAAGTATGGTAGTTGCATAATATGTGTCTGGTAATGTAACTCTGTTCATGGTAAGGAAtaggcaacaaaaaaaaaaaaaaaaaaaaaagttcagaaCTCTTCACATAAACATGAtgataatttattgtttttgtgaaaGGAAAACATAACACGAAAAACAAAACTCAGGTGTGAAGTGAGAAACACGTAATAAATTATCCTGATCAACTGACAAATTATGTTTAGAACATCTGAATATGTGAAGACTGCTGatatacagtaatacatgttcATGAACGTCTTCCCATATGTTGCAAACACTTGAGTTTTTCTATGGTTTTGCCAAACACAAATTAACACTCATTACATAAGAAATTGCATTGCCTAGCCAATTTTTGTACAGGAAACAACTTTTTTTATAGAATCAAAATTGtctattttacatttttaagatttttaaagTTGGAATTAAGGCATTttcacatcagttttttttttgtctgcttATTTGAACGATAACTAAAACTCAACTACATGTAAAGCTGACTGATTTAAATAGGATGAGCCATGGAATCTGCAATGAATCTTTTGAAAGCTGTACTACATGCATTCTCCCATAAGAGTAACAGTCAAAGGAGGGTTGAAATGGTTAAAATGGGAGAACCAAAAGTTCTGAAGGGGCAAAACAATGGGGTACTGacagattttcctctcacaaaaggTGGCACTACTGTAAATTTGGAATTGCACATCACCAGTCTTTTGTCGTATGATGCAGTTTCATCTGTGATGTATTGGGTCAACCCACTGCGGCGTTGTGTTACGACTCCGCAGTGGACTgtccagcatcactgaaatgATGTAATACGTCCCGCTTTGGACTTCTGGCAGTAGAAAttagtacatgtgcactgaatGTCGAAAGGCTGACGTGGCAGAAAGATACCTACATAGGACTGTTTTCGGACTGGTCATCAAGCTTTGCAGTACttgatacatgcatattttctattttttttaatcatttactCAAATTTTTTGCATGAAGAAGGGCAGGCAAATTGTTATTTTGGATACTGGAACTCAATTTCTGCATAAACAAACTTCTATTTCTCAGCGACTACAAATGCACTGGATAAGCTGGTATTCAACTTCATAATTTGCcttttcacaaaaacttttGTAGCACTCACTGAGGTAAGATAAGAAAGAAATCTAGTATTACTATGCTCGTAAGGATTTTTCCTGGAGGATTTTAATAAAACCAATATATCTAACTtcaaaataaattcaacttTATATAAAGCTCTATTTTACAATGTAAACTGGAGATCCAAATGATATTTGCGATCTTGGTAACagcattttgtacatgtatatgaaactaTTACCAGTTGTAAAAATGATCTGAGCCAAAAGGTCATTTGTAGGATGACTTCATAATCAAAGTCAGTAAAACACATTCTTAATGACCATGTATTTCATTCCAGAAATCAATCGCCACTTAATTTTTAACGCTTCACACAAACACTGGATTAGAATTGATTTCAGCACTTGAGAGCCAATCAAAGCCTTGAGGATAAAAGCAATGTAACTGGCTGAGAACAAtatggcacatgtacatttataaccaaaagaaaacaatacagttaagtaggcctaatgcccaTCAAGGATCAATTCCACAAAGTTTCCACTGGAGCCAAAATATGCAAATAcgatttaaacattttctgacCAAGAAGATAAAATCGGGAACACTTACTAACCTCACctgtaaaatttgaatttttgggaCCATAAACTGCAAACTATATtgagattttaaagttttaacttAAATCTAAAATTGTAACGTGAAATCGGCCCCTTAGACCTTGTTTGTACTCAAACAGAACACATTAATTGCTATCTTTTGCCATTAAGATATATGTAAATCGATGGAATGAAGATGTTATCTCGTTACTTATGGTCTGGGGCTACAGCCCTGAGCTGACGAACATCACTGCTGGTTTTTTCTCCCTCGCAGAAGGCACAATTTGGGTGGAATGATATTGAATATGAGTGACTGTGCCATTTCACATCTGCTGTCTTGCCAACGACATGATAGTGATTTGGCAGTGTTGTAGCAGCTCAGGGGGGCATAACAGTTATTTATTAACAAATGTGGAGTTATCTGCCCTGAAATGCTCAAGACTGAGAGAGAACAGTGTCtgggtaaaacactaatcacaaCGTGGTATAGCCCATATCTATGGCCACCATTGCCCACTGACCTATCAACAAGCATAATGAAACCATTCCTTCCAAGCAGTACATGCAAAGTAAAACCTCCATGTAGCTATTACCCAGCATACCAAAATACCAAAGCTTCTGGGCAGCtcgtacacatgtatacacgcGGAGACTGTTCTGTATCACAAGTTACGATTTCCGAATATCATCCACCGTTGTTAATTTTCCATATACCTACGATGTTCTCTTTCACTGCACCATCTGTTTGCCACTGCCTCGTGCGAGTGATATGCCTGGACGGGTGTGGTGTTGAATTCCCTGTTCAGTTTCCTTTGCTGGTTTGTACACAGGGACCAGGTCATACACAATACTGATGAAGGCCTTATAGCTCATCAGATATTCTACTTCCTCCAAATTACCAACAGCATTTTTCCATTCTTCATGAATTCCCTTTAAAATCAATCAGACAAGTTAAATACAGGGTGATCCATTTTTGTAACATTAGCTGTggcattcaaataaaattaatataattaaatatgtatacagcAGTATAGAAAAAGTCCTACAGAATCGCCTGAAAGTTCAAAACAGGTGAGTCTAATTAACAGTACACGAAGATAAATATggtaaatcatacatgtacctgcagtcCTATATCACTGGAAGAGGTGAGTGAAGAAAGAGTTATCTTTCCATAGCTTCCAACTTTTTGgctattacatgtatctccacaAGCTGGTTTCATGCGTGtggaacaaaacagaaaagaaaaaaactcttTGCACGCCGGCCTATACCAATGCCGGTGAAATTTTAACAAACTCTATTTCTTAATTACTGGTTACTGTTTTTACAGGTGATATACACTTTTTGCAATACAGCCAAATGCATACACACAATCAAAAGATAACTTCTTGTAACTGCTACAGTAAGTGAATGGACAGGTAATCTCAAACTGCTCTGACAGAAACGACTCTGGAATCTGCAATTAttcaagtttttaaagtttaacaGAAATGAGCTCTGAATTCTAGAAGTTGCAAAACAATCCAGTTTATACGTGTAGATGACCCCCATAGCTTTCaagcaaaatatattttaagaaaaaaaaaaaactgagagagACGTTTACATAAAAAAGTGCTCAGCTccaaaacagaaataatgataatactTCTACATTTTAGACGGGCACACATATTATTTTATGAGGTCTACAAAATCTGCACCTTAATCAAATCTATACAGCTTATCCAATccgtatgtatgtgtatataagaTTCAGATGGGGCCTAAGCCGCTATGCTAACCACTATTTAACATATCAGAAGTTGATTTCACAAAGACAGTTTTGActtttaagtcaaaaatttaaaataggATATTAGAGCTTATTTTCGAGCCCTGCAAATTAAAATTTCGAGCATCTCATCAGcattatcttaagacaaatgtgtcacaaTTTTATCTTCCATTATCGAAAACTAAACattctgaaaatgtttgaagttTTGACCGAAGTCGGACGTGTCTTTGTGGAATTAACCCCTGGGTCTGCTTGCATGAAGTCctcttaactaccatggcgatcAAGCACGGTAGGAATTATCTCGCCATGGCAGTCAGGGAACGATTCCACGCAGCCATTTTTGACTCTTCTACTAGTCAAACCTTGAAATATGATATTCTTAGTCTTGGACCAGTTAATTTCTTGACCACTTCAtgaatgttatcttaagacaaatatgTCTAAATTCCAGCTTCTTCCAGCTAGTAATTTTtatcaaaaagtaaaaattgCTAGagattttttcaattttgactcGAGTCAGGAATGGCTTTATGGAAATGGCTCCCTTTACACTAAGAGTGCTTTGTGTAAGTTGGCCGTGCTAGCCTGTTAAGCCCTCCCcctccagcccccccccccccaccccaccccccccaacCAGTGACTGCAATGTTTAGGTAAGCTTACGCGCAACATGTTTTTAAGCATTCAAAGATATGTCAAGTATTCTTGCTTTGCAACAGTACCAGTACTACCACTGTTGTGGCATCCTAGTGATGAAACACCCAGTGAAAAAGCATGCACAAATTCTTCACTGGCAGCATCTTTGTTCCCAAACAGTGGAGACATCCAACAGATGGATTGTTGGCAAATTATTCCTGCTCTAACAATTGTAAGATTCCTGAATTACGGCATCAGAAGTTCACAACGACCTGAGACCTATTTCAATTTGCTACacgacatgtatgtatgtatgtatgtgtgtatgtatgtatgtatgtttgtatttatgaCAAGAGCTCAGAGGCATCAGtctctatgtatgtatgtatgtatttatgacaAGAGCTCAGAGGCGATTCTGATATTGAAgagaatgttgacattttcccATAAAACAAGCAGTCTATTTTGAAGCAATGTACCTGTACCAGCATTAGCTGGTGACTCATCATTGTACCAAGGTGACAAATTTTACAGAGCACTATTTCTGTCAGAAGCTTAAAGGGAATTGGCTTTTAAATTTCTCAATGCTTAGGATAAACACTTTCCCATGCCTACGGCAGTTTTTTGCATTCCTGGGGATACAGTAAGATACAGTAAATGcaagacacacacacagagatatatatgtaaatactgaCGAACCtatttacataaacatacagGAGGAGACGTTTTTACACTGGACAGTCAATCAGGTTCGACGACAGCAATCGTAAAATGATGAGTGATTCTCCCGATGAGGATGTGTTTGCTGTTACTGAATCCATACCCGATCATTCGTCCCATGAATATACCCACAAGGTGCGAGAGCATCACGTCACCACCACTCTGACGTCCTACTGTAGatggtttcactttcattttctctACCATAGCAGATGCATTTGCTGTTCCTGAACCTGATCATCCATCCCAAGaatatacacacaaaagttGCAAGAACGTGACGAAGACTCAGACGTACTACTGGAGTTTGgttttactttcagtttcagcTTTACATTCACTTTCGCAGATGAGGTACACTTTGTTGTGGATGATCCTTGTTTATATAACATTTATACACAGGTGAGGATGGACTCGCACACTGTTTGTTAAGTCTGTGTGACACGATGACAAGGATTGACGGGTGAGCTGAAGGCTGtccaccatcatcatcatcatcacccaTGTCcatttcatataaaaatacCCAGACTTCCAGCACTGGTTGATGACACtctaaaacaaaccaaaattcaGTCCACTCAGCCTTGCACACAGGACCAAATTAAAAGATAAGTTGTCAAAAATTTCACCAGCTAACGTTAAAAGTTAAAGCGTCAAAAGTttaactgacatgtacatgttaaaagataggatatGAAATGTTTGAGACACCAGCCAAATTTATAATATTGGATGTCAAAAATGTGAGAGACAGACATATCAGAAgtcaatgatttatttgattggtgttttacgccatactcaagaatacttcacttatacgacatcggccagcattatggtaggaggaaactgggcagagccctgtggaaacccatgaccatccacaggttgctgccagacccaGAAGTCATTGAGATacactgtatcacacagatctCACCGTACTAAACAAtccactgtatcacacagatctCACTGTACTAAACCAAtccactgtatcacacagatctCACCACACTAAACAAtccactgtatcacacagatctCACCACACTAAACAAtccactgtatcacacagatctCACTGTACTAAACAAtccactgtatcacacagatctCACCACACTAAACAAtccactgtatcacacagatctCACCGTACTAAACAATCCACTGTATCACACAGGTCTCACCACACTAAACAAtccactgtatcacacagatctCACCGTACTAAACAAtccactgtatcacacagatctCACCATACTAAACAAtccactgtatcacacagatctCACCGTACTAAACAATCTGCTGTATCACACAGATCTCACCACACTAAACAATCCACTGTATCACAGATCTCACCACACTAAACAAtccactgtatcacacagatctCACCGTACTAAACAAtccactgtatcacacagatctCACCGTACTAAACAGtccactgtatcacacagatctCACTGTACTAAACAAtccactgtatcacacagatctCACCGTACTAAACAAtccactgtatcacacagatctCACCACACTAAACAAtccactgtatcacacagatctCACCATACTAAACAAtccactgtatcacacagatctCACTGTACTAAACAAtccactgtatcacacagatctCACTGTACTAAACAAtccactgtatcacacagatctCACTGTACTAAACAAtccactgtatcacacagatctCACTGTACTAAACAAtccactgtatcacacagatctCACCACACTAAACAAtccactgtatcacacagatctCACCGTACTAAACAAtccactgtatcacacagatctCACCGTACTAAACAAtccactgtatcacacagatctGACTGTACTAAACAAtccactgtatcacacagatctCACCGTACTAAACAAtccactgtatcacacagatctCACCACACTAAACAAtccactgtatcacacagatctCACCATACTAAACAAtccactgtatcacacagatctCACCGTACTAAACAAtccactgtatcacacagatctCACTGTACTAAACAAtccactgtatcacacagatctCACTGTCCTAAACAAtccactgtatcacacagatctCACCGTACTAAACAAtccactgtatcacacagatctCACTGTCCTAAACAAtccactgtatcacacagatctCACCGTACTAAACAATCCACACACTTACACTATTACCACTGTCTGGCTATCAGTGCTCACCTTTTGCATATAGGTTAATAATTCCTGAACACGAAGATCAACACTCCTGACTTTTTCGCACACACTGAGTAACTCGTCTCTTGAATTCTTCTGGATGTTCTCGCCACATtttctacaaaacaaaaaaaaaacaaaacaaaaacttagCTTCACTACCATGCAGATAGATTGTGTGGAGGTAccaagtgcacttagctaagagCTACTTAACGCTAAGTAAGCTTCCGGACACTAGGTACAAATCTTTGCGAAGATTTATTccttatttattaaaattatttgttcaGCTGATtactgtttaatgccatactcaaaaatgtttcactggtAAGATGGTTTGATATTTGGAGAAAACCTGGGATAACCCAcagacctctggcaagttactgatgaactttccactTGTTCCACGTATGCCATACTGGTGACAAAGAAGTTGTCTCCCAACTATGGCTAATGGCCCTACAAGTGTGTTGTCTAACAAGCCCTTCTTGTCTAAAAGGCCCatatgaacagtgagagcagtTGAATGTAccaagtgagtgcttgggatttaacgtcgtacttaacaatttttcagccatatgacgatgaaggaatccttaagaatgcatgtaatgtgcctccttgtcgcggGACatatttccaccgctcttttatctggtgctgctccactgagacggcttaccgaaagcaagtaagccaccccaaaCAAGccatactgatatgggtcagttgcactatccccttcacgctgaacgccaagcgaggaaggtgcattttcctcttttaaaggtGTGAatcgacctaggattgaccctggatctaccactcctgaagcggacactctaccaactgtgctagcgaTAAGTAATGAAAATAATCATACAGTATCATAACACAGATATGACAGATACACGGtgaatcacctaaaatttcatccccTCAAAAAGTGTGTTTTTATGGGCAAaattatgtcataaaatattacctcgggtgatgaaacttacatttttccagcacaATATCACTCTACCTTCCGAACAAACCCCAGAACAAAATTTCTAAGAAAAACAGaatcagaatcaggaaaaaagtGCTATGTAAGTCACAGGCCAAATTTGGGGTCATTTATTCTACACGTAAGCCTCATTTCTCTGTATACTCACTGCTGCATCTACATTGGCTGGTGACTCATCATTGGGGTCAGCTAACATTGATATCACACTAACAAGTATTGTCTCTACAGTATGTACTGGTAGCCAGCGCTCAGAGGCCTTCTCGTAACCAAACTTGTCATCCCCGGGCTCGTGTAGGATTGATATACACACATTGCCGTCTTTGTCAActgaaaccacaacaacaacacagcgACACATGAAACACAAACTAAACAATGTCAATTCATGGCTACTCTGTGCCAATCTTCAACATTCTCCTTGGTCCTATCAAGACACTCACtaaggtgtaaaacaaagcgaatttaaccCAGGCAAGACTGGCCCCTGAGTAAGATTTTactgtgaaaaatgtttcagtttcagGTAAATAAAACTGGAGAAGTaatcagagtacatgtatgtcttaaccACAAA
Proteins encoded in this region:
- the LOC135476486 gene encoding probable ubiquitin-conjugating enzyme E2 7; its protein translation is MSRESQSALLLKNQLAELRRRPMEGFSAGLIDDDDIYKWEVLVIGPQDTCFEGGVFKAHLIFPKEYPHRPPKMVFISDIWHPNIDKDGNVCISILHEPGDDKFGYEKASERWLPVHTVETILVSVISMLADPNDESPANVDAAKMWREHPEEFKRRVTQCVRKSQEC